A window of Melopsittacus undulatus isolate bMelUnd1 chromosome 10, bMelUnd1.mat.Z, whole genome shotgun sequence genomic DNA:
ccggacCGCTCGCCCCGGTTAGTCCGCCGGGTCCCCCCTCCGCTGCGCCCAGCGGCCGAGACCCCGTCCCGTAATCTCCGGGAGATTTGGGAGAACCGGTTAAACACCTTCCATGGGGGAGAGAGGAGCCCGGCCCCCCGCCGCCAGtaccttcccctccctgctggAGGCTGCTCCTCTCCTGAGGTAAAAAAAccccctcctgccttccccaaCACCAGGACTCTTGCGAGGGAGGGGGGACACCGCGGGGGCACCTCACAGAGAGCCGGGGCCTGGCGAGCCGAGCCTGGCCGCCCCTGCCCCGCTGGATGCCGAGTCCTTGAGGAGAAGGAggcacaacacacacacactcgcACATCCACCGGCCTTTCAGCCCGGGGATCGCTGTCTGCGGGGAACGCGCGTATCTCGGTGGAAAGAAACGAGCCCCGCACCAGAACCCACccttccagcagcagtgagagcaAGAAaatctccttccccttcctcctgcacaACTCGCTgtcccctcccttccctttccccgAACTGTGAATGCTGATTTCTGAGATGAAAATCTTCCTCATCGGACAGCCAGGACTCATATGAAGGACACGCAAATACTGGATCATAAATAAGAAGCGAGTCTGGCGAGCTCAGAAACCCAGCCCAAAAGGAGCAGCATCAAGAATCCACCCTTCTCCTGCACAACTCACTCCCCACCCAACACACATAGAATACTAATTTCCTGAGATAAGATCTTGCCCCTTTAAACAACCACACACGCGCACATACACAGTGTATATTATTACTAAATATAATAGGTTAAACCCAACAGCACGGGGGAAAAAGCCTCTTCTGCAACTTGCTCCCCCTTTTCACCCTTCTGAATGCTGAGATCCTGAGGTAAATTTTTCCCTTACCCACAGCAAAGACTCTTTTTGAACAGGACACAAATATATATTAGATTATAGAGATGTATTAAATTATTCCAgatttaaatctattttttgcTGCCAAGGGGTCGGGGGACCAGACgtcattgtattttcttttttttttttcccttccctcttaaCTCATTTATGGGTGAATCAAGgctgctgaggaggaagaaaacaggataGCTACAATCTCTTTATTCTTATTCCCCAGAAGCTTTTTCTCTTACTGCTGTgcatttcctttagaaaaaggaaacctCTTATTTTGTGAaccaaagatttatttttcccttcctcctggccaaaggaaggaaacagacAAAATTGACACATTTAAATAGTTGGAGAGATCTAGCTTttgcaaaaaaagcaaacatctttATCCAAATCTGAAATAGCGTGGAGGGAGAAACTGGAATATCTAGCTAAAATCAGGATACTAATCTCGCCTCAGAAGAGGACGAGGTAAACACTAAACATCAACTTGTTTTTAAAGGGAGGATTCAAACCCTAAATATAATAAATGGGGGATTACGGGTTTGGAGTGTTAGTGCAAAACAACACTGGAAATAAGTCAGCTTTTCCAGTCAGATTTCATCCACATCTGCAGCCCCCACACCATCATCAAAATGCAACCCCCAGTCCTGCTGCTTTTATAAATAATAACACAGCTGCCAATGGCAGTAGTGCTGGGTCAGCTTGGCTctttcctgctccagctgcccaTAATATTCAGGATGAGATTCTGGGGTCAGAAAAATCTAAAACTcagcaacaggaaaagcaagagtCCCtagaaaaacagcagctttcccCTGGTCAAAGTCAGGAAGCAGGCATGCTCTCTGAACCTGAGAAagctaaaactgaagaaaatcagGGCGATAATTCTTCAGAGAACAGcaatggaaaggagaaaataagaataGAATCGCCGGTGTTAACAGGATTTGATTATCAAGAGGCTTCAGGGCTAGGTACTTCGACGCAGCCCTTGACGTCCACTGCATCTTCTCTGACTGGTTTTAGTAACTGGTCTGCAGCTATAGCTCCTTCTTCGTCTACAATAATCAATGAAGATGCAAGTTTTTTTCACCAGGGAGGGGTCCCTACTGCCTCAGCTAATAATGGTGCTCTGCTGTTTCAGAATTTTCCACACCACGTCAGCCCTGGCTTTGGTGGTAGCTTTTCCCCCCAAATTGGACCCCTCTCTCAACACCACCCTCATCACCCCCATTTTCAGCATCATCACAATCAACATCAGCAACAGAGGAGGTCTCCTGCAAGTCCTCATCCACCTCCATTCACACatagaaatgctgcttttaatcAGTTGCCTCATTTAGCTAATAATCTTAACAAGCCACCTTCTCCATGGAGCAGCTACCAAAGTCCATCGCCTACACCATCTTCATGGAGCCCTGGTGGAGGTGGATACGGTGGTTGGGGTGGGTCCCAAGGTCGAGACCATCGCAGGGGACTGAACGGAGGGATAACACCCTTGAACTCCATCTCGCCCTTAAAGAAGAATTTTGCAAGTAATCATATCCAGTTGCAGAAATACGCTCGACCCAGCTCAGCCTTCGCTCCAAAATCGTGGATGGAAGACAGTTTGAATAGAGCTgacaacatttttccttttcaggtgAGCACACTCTCTTATATccataaggaaaataacacgTAAGTGTAtcaaaatgccttagaaagggtCAGGGGTTTGAACAGCACCAACTGATTGTATGACTTCTGTGCTTGcaactaaaaatatatataacttGAAATGTCATCGTGTGAATTATGCCCTGAACTGTGAGTcatgtggtttatttttattgtgttttgttttggttttttttttaatagtggtGATCATATAAGTATCTTTAGCCCACCGGACATATGTATTAGCCAGTTTCCTACACTTTGATAGCTGATGGACAAATTCAGCTGCAAGTAGTGAGTATATTTaccaaaaggagaaaggaataaaGTGCTGCCAGATGACGTATGAAGATACGAGCCCTTTTTAAGTACTCAAGAATGTACCACATCTGAGAAAAAGTATgaagtgtttgtattttcatttatagTGTCAGATGGACTTGTAGTGCAACATCATTTTGTAGCAATTTTTGGaaactctgctttttttttttgttacatggTAATTAGTgcagtttgttttcctcagtAATAGCAGCAAATTTTACTTACAGGCCATTAAATCGTTGTCAAAAATAGATCTAGACAAGTGGTCTCCTATATTTTAATGTGGCCGTATCCTGACAGGAGCAGGCTGTCTAACAGTTCAGCCTTTCCTCCAAGCTGACGTTTTATGAATTTGGAAAGAACTGTATAATGTTGAACCTAATTTGCAGTAAAAATTATGCTAGAAGTACTCTTCCTTTCACCTGACCCCTAGTTAAATCTAGCTTTTATGCTTGTCTGTGCTTTTTGTAAACTCCTTTAGGgtgaacaaaaaaacccaagagttCTTTTACATTTAGAGGGTTGTTTTTCAGTATCTTCAAATGAGGGCAAAAGTAAAAATGTCAGAGTGATTGCAGTATTTCTAGCCATGCTGTAAGAAGCAGGGTGACCTACATTAAAACAATTTGAAAGATCTGAAGATAAAAACCAGTATGTTTCATGTTGTAAACAACcctaaagaaacagaaatctatTTAATAATGACTTCGTGGATTCAGACCAAGGAACAGTTCAGGTCTGCTTCCTCTACTGTTcagtttctgtttggtttgcaGGGTCTGCCTGTGCAGCCTTTTGACaacagagcagctgctggcaaTAACTTTCCATTAGAGACCTTTATTCTACTGCAGAGCTACTAGCTGGTTCAGTGTCAGGTAGAGTCTTTGTAAATTTAGAATGCATAATAATAATTGATTTTAATGTCAGGATTTGTAATTAATATAATGAACCTGTGTTCAGCATACCAAATTTATACACTGAAACCATTAGAAAAAGGGACACAGCTGGAGTCGGTCTTTTTTCAGCCTCACTGCAGCGAGACTTGGCTCACAGTTTAATTCATTCTCTACCCTGACACATAGCTGATGTTCAGAGTGACAGAATGAGATCAAGTGTGTCCTTGTTGCTGTGTATACAGCCCAAATACATACACAGCGATAGAAATGTGCTTGGTTTGACATCAAGGAAATTTCAGGAAATTGGCAAAGTCAACCTTGACTTCTGGGTTGTGTTCCAAACATAAAATAGCAGACCCATGTATTTTGATCATGGTAAAGAAATAGTTTTTGTGTAGCATGTTGGTATCTGTTTACATAAACACTAAGATGAAGCTGTACATGTCAAGACCAAGTCTGACACTCCTTCATgccaagaaaaggaaagtgTTGGAGCGAACTGCTTTCCAGTCTGTTACTATcacttctgtgaagaaaagggCAGGGCAGCAAAACAGGACTTCAGCACTGCAGACCTACAAAGATGCTGATTGATTTTGAAGCCATCTTGGACAACTGCTTTTTATAACCTTCTTTTTGTATAAAATCTTTAGCTCCTTTGGTCCCTCAGTCATTTGTGTGTCGAAAGCATCCTGAATTTTTGAATCGCTGGAAACAAATTATGTAAAATTGGACCTTTGacgtatttttttttttgcttatgctGATTGTATGCCTGACTTCAAGCAGAAATAAGGACTTTTGCTTATTATATATTTGTGTTCATGCATATATATTTGAAGTATCCTTGGTGATGCAATCATGTACTGGATAAGGCTATTTTGTTACTGGAATCTTCTTAGATTCCTGTTTAGGAAATAATTGAAAGCTGTCTTTGCTGCAGCAACATAATGGAGTAATTTGATACAACTATCCctttcatttaatatttatgttttgCTGCTTAAATCATTAACAAGTGTTGCATCAATCTAGTGAAAATTAGTTTCTCTAGAAGGCAAGATATAAACTAGCAATTGCAAATATTTGGGGATCACTTTTTCCTCAAAGGTTGCCTCTGCTTCAGCACTTGGTGAAACACAGAACTCCTGTGTTTTGATGAAAATCTTAGGGTAACCAAGTGTAAGTGCTCATTTCCTCTTCAGAGAGGACAACATTGCATAATGTCCCTATAAGCCACTAATGTGAACAACTGCTCACTTCAAATATTTCTGCCCATGGCCCTTAGGTGCTTGCAATGAAGTGGGCATTCCAAATGGCAcagctaaaaggaaaataatgtgaTGATCTCTTTGATAATCTTGCAATCTGATGATTGCTTGCTCGGTGTTCAAAGCTTCATGAAAAACATTGTGCTTTTTGTTCTAagtgtttttcctttggaattCTGTCTCCTAGCATTTCAGAAGTAGCATGTCTGTAGGAACCTCTTGT
This region includes:
- the CPEB4 gene encoding cytoplasmic polyadenylation element-binding protein 4 → MGDYGFGVLVQNNTGNKSAFPVRFHPHLQPPHHHQNATPSPAAFINNNTAANGSSAGSAWLFPAPAAHNIQDEILGSEKSKTQQQEKQESLEKQQLSPGQSQEAGMLSEPEKAKTEENQGDNSSENSNGKEKIRIESPVLTGFDYQEASGLGTSTQPLTSTASSLTGFSNWSAAIAPSSSTIINEDASFFHQGGVPTASANNGALLFQNFPHHVSPGFGGSFSPQIGPLSQHHPHHPHFQHHHNQHQQQRRSPASPHPPPFTHRNAAFNQLPHLANNLNKPPSPWSSYQSPSPTPSSWSPGGGGYGGWGGSQGRDHRRGLNGGITPLNSISPLKKNFASNHIQLQKYARPSSAFAPKSWMEDSLNRADNIFPFQDRTRTFDMHSLENSLIDIMRAENDSLKGQSSLFPMEDGFLDDGRGDQTLHSGLGSPHCFSHQNGERVERYSRKVFVGGLPPDIDEDEITASFRRFGPLIVDWPHKAESKSYFPPKGYAFLLFQDESSVQALIDACIEEDGKLYLCVSSPTIKDKPVQIRPWNLSDSDFVMDGSQPLDPRKTIFVGGVPRPLRAVELAMIMDRLYGGVCYAGIDTDPELKYPKGAGRVAFSNQQSYIAAISARFVQLQHGEIDKRVEVKPYVLDDQLCDECQGARCGGKFAPFFCANVTCLQYYCEYCWAAIHSRAGREFHKPLVKEGGDRPRHISFRWN